Proteins encoded within one genomic window of Caldanaerobius fijiensis DSM 17918:
- a CDS encoding zinc metallopeptidase, translating into MPFFYGIDYTYVVYVLPAIIFALYAQAKVQSTFARYLEVPNSYGFTGAAVARSLLDRNGLYDVEIQMIPGSLTDHYDPRSKVLRLSEAVYGSSSIAAIGVAAHETGHALQHAQGYAPLAVRNALVPIANLGSNLTWIFVIAGIIFGLPSLINIGILFFIGAVLFQIVTLPVEFNASNRALAMLSGEGFITKSELKPVRAVLSAAAMTYVAATIVAIAQLLRLLAIRNREE; encoded by the coding sequence ATGCCTTTTTTCTATGGTATTGATTATACCTATGTGGTATATGTACTTCCAGCCATTATTTTTGCACTTTATGCACAGGCGAAAGTTCAGAGCACTTTTGCTAGATATCTTGAAGTACCTAACAGCTATGGCTTTACGGGAGCTGCGGTTGCAAGGAGCTTATTGGATAGAAACGGTCTTTACGATGTAGAGATTCAGATGATCCCTGGTAGTCTGACAGACCATTATGACCCCAGAAGTAAGGTGTTGAGGTTATCTGAAGCCGTCTACGGCAGTAGTTCAATAGCAGCTATAGGAGTTGCCGCTCATGAAACCGGTCATGCCCTTCAGCATGCGCAGGGTTATGCGCCTCTGGCTGTAAGAAATGCACTGGTGCCTATAGCAAATTTGGGTTCTAATTTGACGTGGATTTTTGTGATAGCAGGTATTATATTTGGATTGCCTTCACTTATAAATATCGGGATATTGTTTTTTATCGGCGCTGTATTATTTCAGATTGTGACATTGCCAGTAGAATTTAATGCCAGCAATAGGGCTCTTGCCATGCTAAGTGGTGAGGGGTTTATCACAAAAAGTGAATTAAAACCGGTTAGAGCCGTTTTAAGTGCAGCAGCGATGACTTATGTGGCTGCTACAATTGTGGCTATTGCACAGCTGTTGAGGCTTTTGGCTATTAGGAACAGGGAAGAATGA
- a CDS encoding DUF116 domain-containing protein produces MLAKKRILLGIALGIALVLGAAGIALIYLLLRGNIYIYKAAMAIAVILLFAVMLTLFISLSILIFALISKKPSSFIRNFASKLLSTVFSVVMPVCRFLKLDIERVQASYAEINNTIIRSNRIYVQPKDILILAPHCLQWSGCNRRITVDVKNCARCGKCAVAGLLDISEKYGVKLTIATGGTLARKKVQEYRPMAIVAIACERDLSSGIQDVNVIPVLGILNERPYGPCFNTTVNLSSVEEAVKFFLKEE; encoded by the coding sequence ATGTTAGCTAAGAAAAGAATTTTATTGGGTATTGCGCTGGGGATTGCTCTTGTTTTAGGTGCGGCGGGAATTGCTTTAATATATCTTTTGCTCAGAGGTAATATTTATATTTATAAGGCGGCTATGGCAATAGCGGTTATATTGCTTTTTGCGGTGATGCTTACTCTTTTTATATCCCTCTCAATTTTAATATTCGCGCTTATTAGTAAAAAGCCAAGTTCGTTTATTAGAAATTTTGCAAGTAAGCTGCTTAGCACGGTATTTTCAGTTGTCATGCCTGTGTGCAGATTTCTAAAATTAGATATAGAGAGAGTTCAGGCATCCTATGCAGAAATAAATAATACAATTATAAGGTCTAATAGAATTTATGTTCAGCCAAAGGATATACTTATATTAGCACCCCACTGCTTACAGTGGTCGGGTTGTAATAGGAGGATAACCGTTGATGTAAAAAATTGCGCTCGCTGCGGAAAGTGTGCGGTAGCGGGTTTGCTGGATATTTCTGAAAAATACGGTGTAAAACTGACTATAGCTACAGGGGGAACTCTTGCCAGAAAAAAGGTTCAGGAATACAGACCCATGGCTATAGTGGCTATAGCGTGCGAGAGGGATTTATCCAGTGGAATACAGGATGTCAATGTAATACCTGTGTTGGGGATATTGAATGAAAGGCCTTATGGTCCATGTTTCAATACCACTGTCAATTTAAGCAGTGTTGAAGAGGCAGTTAAATTCTTTTTAAAGGAGGAGTGA